Proteins from a single region of Macrotis lagotis isolate mMagLag1 chromosome 2, bilby.v1.9.chrom.fasta, whole genome shotgun sequence:
- the TCF20 gene encoding transcription factor 20 isoform X1, producing the protein MVRAGKPIGPQLEEAQPQTWGQRPSQEGSRRAAQLLSRMQSFREQSSYHGNQQSYPQEVHTSSRLEEFSPRQQAQMFQNFAGGGGGGGGGGSSGSGGGRRGAAAAMASEGSGHQSYQGFRKDAGEFYYMASNKDPVTPGPQQPPQRRPSGPVQSYGPPQGSSFGSQYGGEGHAGQFPAQHTALGGVSHYQQDYSGPFSPGSAQYQQQASNQQQQQQQQQVQQLRQQLYQAHQPLPQASGQPASGSSHLQSMQRPATLPSSGAGYQLRVGQFGQHYQASAAASSSSFPSPQRFGQSGQNYDSGYSVNAGSQYEGHAVGSGAQAYGTQSNYNYQTPSMKNFEQSKLPQGGQQQHPPPQHAMPYGNTAPKLSMQGQVAQYNQPEVPVRSPMQFHQNFSPISNPSPAASVVQSPSCSSTPSPLMQSGENLQCGQANMAMGSRNRILQMMPQLSPTPSMMPSPNSHTAGFKGFGVEGMPEKRLTDPGLSSLSALSTQVANLPNTVQHMLLSDALAPQKKNSKRSSSSSKKADSCTNSEGSSQPEEQLKSPLAESLDGGCSSSSEDPGERVRQLSGQSTSSDTTYKGGPTEKADPSPPQSSQNDPPKLSTSPTVRDDTTSPEEKEALLSADTNPKVNEKAIGVIVSREAMSGRGEKTGQEKGSQEEEPAVTQVTPSTSGAKDAAHGTLPQPEPQGGSKSTKSGDSGANHNGEGNSQTGHALGSGFTNRTEPSKSPGSLRYSYKDSLGSSMQRNAGGFPQYPSGQDKGDFPGHGERKGRNEKFPSLLQEVLQGYHHHPDRRYSRNSQDHQGMAGGLEGAMRPNVLISQTNELASRGLLNKSLGSLLENPHWGPWERKSSSSAPDMKQINLADYPIPRKFEMESQASAHEPGGGLSERRSVICDISPLRQLVRDPGAHTLGHMGADARMGRNERLNPSLSQSVILPGGLVSMETKLKSQSGQIKEEDFEQSKSQAGLNSKKSSDHCHPAGIKHESYRGNASPGAATHDSLSEYGSPQDSRPTQMRRVPGRMGGREGMRGRSPSQYHDLAEKLKMSPGRSRGPGGDPHHMNPHMAFERANRSSLHAPFSPNSESLSSTYHPNTRPHAYGDPNPGLNSQLHYKRQLYQQQEDYKDWGSSSAQGVIAAAQHRPEGPRKSPRQQQFLDRVRSPLKNDKDGMMYGPPPSYHDPGSQESGRCLMANDGIPSNKGIDLKHGTQKLQQESCWDLSRQTSPAKSSGPPGMANQKRYGPPHETDGHGLTESAQSSKPGNVMLRLPGQEDQSPQNPLIMRRRVRSFISPIPSKRQSQDVKNSSTDEKGRLLSPSKEGPDRAFNSYTHVSHNQDVKSLPKRESSKDLPSPDNRSCPAVSLTSPTKTKILPPRKGRGLKLEAIVQKITSPNIRRSAPSSSAETGGDAVTLDDILALKSGPPEGGSAASHEAEAEKRKGEVAVSELGGAGNQDLNSEAPLPRSSEDWRSSGEDKVKKETLPEPGAPGKDAPGAMAPPASQKPVGGQGRPDGALAGSGPLGFPDSQSVSPAGISTPEPNAKSEEKEGETVTVSPKQECFPPKGYFPSGKKKGRPIGSVNKQKKQQLPPPPPPPAQTTEASGDGEPKPKKQRQRRERRKAGAQPRKRKTKQAVPIVEPQEPEIKLKYATQPLDKTDAKNKSFFPYIHVVNKCEIGAVCTIINAEEEEQSKLVKGRKGQRSLTPPPSSTESKVLPSSSFVLQGPVVTESSVLGHLVCCLCGKWASYRNMGDLFGPFYPQDYAATLPKNPPPKRATEMQNKVKVRHKSASNGCSKTDTEEEEEEEEEEEQQQQQPPQSPPPLPPPQPKEQKEQRSLAAHPRFKRRHRSEDCSGAARSLSRGIPCKKVTAEGGGNSGGSEKTPSDSKPAGPTSEGAGPELELHIPELPLDSNELWVHEGCVLWANGIYLVCGRLYGLQEALEIAREMLISDVPAVLSVLRWEERQSGLLPTSQPCNLAKSCHLWGSVSSEMLPLPGARRHPRLLQQRLLLPVPLPVCHRCRLFTK; encoded by the coding sequence GAGGGCTCTCGGCGCGCTGCTCAGCTGCTGAGCAGGATGCAGTCCTTTCGGGAGCAGAGTAGTTACCACGGAAACCAGCAGAGCTACCCCCAAGAGGTGCACACTTCGTCCCGGCTAGAAGAGTTCAGCCCCCGGCAGCAGGCCCAGATGTTCCAGAACTTTGCAGGAGGCGGAGGGGGGggtggcggcggcggcagcagcgGCAGTGGGGGCGGACGGCGTGGAGCAGCAGCCGCCATGGCCAGCGAGGGCTCCGGCCATCAGAGCTACCAGGGCTTCCGGAAGGACGCTGGGGAGTTTTACTATATGGCCTCCAACAAAGACCCTGTGACCCCCGGGCCCCAGCAGCCCCCCCAGCGCAGGCCTTCTGGGCCCGTGCAGAGCTATGGGCCCCCACAAGGCAGCAGCTTCGGAAGCCAGTATGGGGGCGAGGGGCATGCGGGCCAGTTCCCGGCCCAGCACACGGCCCTAGGCGGGGTGTCTCATTATCAGCAGGACTACAGCGGCCCCTTCTCGCCGGGGAGTGCCCAGTACCAGCAGCAGGCCTCcaaccagcagcagcagcagcagcagcagcaagtgCAGCAGCTGAGGCAGCAGCTCTACCAGGCTCATCAGCCTCTGCCCCAGGCCTCAGGCCAGCCAGCCTCTGGCTCTTCCCATCTCCAGTCTATGCAGCGGCCTGCCACCCTGCCCTCCTCTGGTGCTGGCTACCAGCTCCGGGTGGGTCAGTTTGGCCAACACTACCAGGCCTCGGCAGccgcttcctcctcctccttcccctcccctcagcgcTTTGGCCAATCTGGACAGAACTACGACAGTGGCTACAGCGTGAATGCTGGCTCCCAGTATGAAGGGCATGCTGTGGGTTCTGGGGCCCAGGCTTATGGGACGCAGTCAAACTATAATTACCAGACCCCCTCAATGAAAAACTTTGAGCAGTCAAAGCTCCCCCAAGGAGGCCAGCAGCAGCACCCTCCCCCCCAGCACGCCATGCCCTACGGAAACACTGCCCCCAAACTCTCCATGCAGGGTCAGGTGGCCCAGTACAACCAGCCCGAAGTCCCGGTGAGGTCTCCCATGCAGTTCCACCAGAACTTCAGCCCCATCTCCAACCCGTCCCCTGCTGCTTCTGTGGTCCAGTCTCCAAGCTGCAGTTCCACCCCATCTCCCCTCATGCAGAGTGGAGAGAACCTGCAGTGCGGACAGGCCAACATGGCCATGGGCTCCAGGAACCGAATCCTGCAGATGATGCCCCAGCTAAGCCCCACCCCTTCCATGATGCCCAGTCCAAACTCTCACACTGCGGGCTTCAAAGGCTTTGGAGTAGAGGGGATGCCCGAGAAGCGGCTCACAGACCCTGGACTGAGCAGCCTGAGCGCCTTGAGCACCCAGGTGGCCAATCTGCCCAACACGGTTCAGCACATGCTGCTCTCTGATGCCCTGGCCCCCCAGAAGAAGAACTCCAAGAGGTCATCGTCCTCTTCCAAGAAGGCCGACAGCTGTACCAACTCGGAGGGTTCTTCTCAGCCAGAAGAGCAGCTGAAGTCTCCGCTGGCCGAGTCGCTGGATGGCGGCTGCTCCAGTAGTTCAGAGGATCCGGGGGAGAGGGTGAGGCAGCTGAGTGGCCAGAGCACGAGCTCAGACACAACCTACAAGGGTGGCCCCACAGAAAAGGCTGACCCTTCCCCACCGCAGAGCTCCCAGAACGATCCCCCCAAACTCAGCACCAGCCCCACAGTGAGGGATGACACCACTTCACCAGAAGAGAAAGAAGCTTTGTTATCAGCGGACACCAACCCAAAAGTCAATGAGAAGGCAATCGGGGTCATTGTCTCCCGAGAAGCTATGTCGGGTAGAGGAGAAAAGACGGGTCAGGAAAAAGGCTCCCAGGAGGAAGAGCCTGCTGTCACCCAAGTGACGCCCAGTACCAGTGGGGCCAAGGACGCTGCCCATGGAACACTGCCCCAACCTGAGCCCCAAGGAGGGAGCAAAAGCACCAAGAGTGGAGATAGCGGTGCCAACCACAATGGAGAAGGGAATAGCCAGACTGGCCATGCTCTTGGCTCGGGATTCACCAATAGGACGGAACCCAGCAAGTCCCCTGGAAGCCTGCGGTATAGTTACAAAGACAGCTTGGGGTCTTCCATGCAGAGAAATGCTGGGGGGTTTCCTCAGTATCCTTCAGGACAAGACAAAGGGGATTTCCCAGGCCATGGCGAACGAAAGGGTCGAAACGAGAAATTTCCCAGCCTCCTGCAAGAAGTCCTTCAGGGTTACCACCACCACCCTGATAGGAGGTATTCCAGGAACTCCCAGGACCATCAGGGAATGGCAGGAGGCCTTGAAGGAGCCATGAGGCCCAATGTCCTCATCAGCCAGACAAATGAACTAGCCAGCCGGGGTCTCCTGAATAAAAGCCTTGGGTCTCTCCTCGAAAATCCTCACTGGGGCCCCTGGGAGAGGAAGTCCAGCAGCTCTGCCCCGGATATGAAGCAAATCAATCTGGCTGACTATCCCATCCCCAGAAAGTTTGAAATGGAATCCCAGGCATCAGCCCATGAGCCCGGGGGAGGCCTTTCAGAGCGGAGGTCTGTGATCTGCGACATCTCACCATTGAGGCAGCTGGTCCGCGACCCAGGGGCTCACACCTTGGGGCACATGGGTGCCGATGCCAGGATGGGGAGAAACGAACGACTCAATCCAAGTTTAAGCCAATCGGTCATTCTTCCAGGTGGCTTGGTGTCCATGGAAACCAAGCTGAAATCCCAGAGCGGGCAGATAAAAGAGGAAGATTTTGAACAGTCCAAATCCCAAGCTGGCCTCAACAGCAAGAAATCCAGTGACCATTGCCACCCCGCAGGCATCAAGCATGAATCCTACCGCGGTAATGCTAGTCCAGGAGCCGCAACCCACGACTCTCTCTCAGAGTATGGCTCCCCACAGGACAGCAGGCCCACCCAGATGAGACGAGTGCCTGGCAGAATGGGAGGCCGGGAAGGCATGAGGGGCCGGTCACCTTCTCAGTATCACGACCTGGCCGAGAAACTGAAGATGTCTCCCGGTCGCAGTCGGGGGCCTGGGGGAGATCCTCATCACATGAACCCTCACATGGCATTTGAGCGGGCCAACAGGAGCTCTCTGCATGCTCCCTTCTCTCCGAACTCTGAGAGTCTGTCTTCTACCTATCACCCCAATACGCGACCTCATGCTTACGGAGACCCCAACCCAGGCTTGAACTCCCAGCTCCATTATAAAAGGCAGCTGTATCAGCAACAGGAGGACTACAAGGACTGGGGCAGCAGCTCCGCCCAGGGGGTGATCGCCGCGGCTCAGCACAGACCAGAGGGACCACGAAAGAGCCCCAGGCAGCAGCAGTTTCTCGACCGAGTAAGGAGCCCTTTGAAAAATGACAAGGACGGCATGATGTATGGCCCACCCCCCTCTTACCACGATCCTGGGAGTCAGGAATCTGGCCGATGCCTCATGGCAAATGACGGCATTCCTTCTAACAAGGGCATTGATCTGAAGCATGGCACCCAGAAACTACAGCAGGAATCCTGTTGGGACCTCTCCCGGCAGACCTCTCCAGCCAAGAGCAGTGGCCCCCCGGGAATGGCCAACCAGAAAAGGTATGGTCCTCCCCATGAGACAGATGGGCATGGGCTAACCGAGTCTGCACAGTCATCCAAACCTGGCAATGTGATGCTGAGACTCCCAGGTCAAGAGGATCAGTCACCCCAAAACCCTTTAATTATGCGGAGGCGAGTTCGCTCCTTCATTTCTCCCATCCCCAGTAAAAGGCAGTCCCAGGATGTGAAGAACAGCAGCACCGATGAGAAAGGGCGCCTGCTTTCTCCATCAAAGGAGGGACCCGATAGAGCATTCAATTCCTATACCCATGTGTCTCATAACCAGGATGTTAAATCTCTCCCCAAAAGAGAGTCCTCCAAGGATCTTCCGAGTCCTGACAACAGAAGCTGCCCTGCCGTCAGCCTCACGAGCCCAACCAAGACCAAAATCCTTCCACCCCGAAAGGGCCGGGGGCTGAAACTGGAAGCTATTGTTCAGAAGATCACCTCCCCCAACATCAGGAGGAGTGCCCCCTCCAGCAGTGCCGAGACCGGGGGAGATGCGGTCACCCTCGATGACATCTTGGCCTTGAAGAGTGGCCCGCCAGAGGGTGGGAGTGCCGCCAGCCATGAAGCTGaagcagagaagagaaaaggagaggtggCGGTGTCTGAGCTGGGTGGTGCAGGGAACCAGGACTTGAACAGTGAAGCCCCTCTCCCTCGCTCCTCCGAAGACTGGCGTAGTAGCGGGGAGGACAAAGTGAAAAAGGAGACCCTTCCAGAACCTGGAGCTCCTGGGAAAGATGCCCCCGGGGCCATGGCCCCCCCAGCCTCCCAGAAGCCCGTGGGTGGCCAAGGAAGACCAGATGGGGCCCTGGCAGGAAGTGGGCCTTTAGGTTTCCCTGACTCCCAAAGTGTCTCCCCCGCAGGCATCTCAACTCCTGAGCCAAATGCCAAGtctgaagagaaagagggagaaacagTAACGGTCTCACCCAAGCAGGAGTGCTTCCCCCCAAAAGGCTATTTCCCATctggaaagaaaaaggggagacCCATTGGAAGTGTGAATAAACAAAAGAAGCAGCAGCTTccgcccccgcccccacccccagcccagaCCACAGAAGCTTCTGGGGATGGAGAGCCCAAGCCCAAAAAGCAGAGGCAGAGACGGGAGAGGAGGAAAGCTGGGGCTCAGCCCAGAAAACGGAAGACCAAGCAGGCCGTTCCTATCGTCGAGCCCCAGGAACCAGAGATTAAGTTAAAGTATGCCACCCAGCCACTGGATAAAACTGACGCCAAGAATAAGTCCTTTTTCCCTTACATTCACGTAGTGAACAAGTGTGAGATCGGGGCAGTTTGCACAATCATCAACGCTGAGGAAGAGGAGCAGAGCAAGCTGGTGAAAGGGCGGAAGGGCCAGCGGTCACTGACCCCACCTCCCAGCAGCACCGAGAGCAAGGtgctcccctcctcctcctttgttCTCCAGGGCCCCGTGGTGACCGAGTCCTCAGTCTTGGGGCACTTGGTCTGCTGCCTCTGTGGCAAGTGGGCCAGCTATCGGAATATGGGCGACCTCTTTGGTCCGTTTTACCCTCAAGATTATGCAGCCACTCTCCCCAAGAATCCACCTCCCAAGAGAGCCACAGAAATGCAGAACAAAGTGAAGGTACGGCACAAAAGTGCTTCCAACGGTTGTTCCAAGACAGAcacagaggaggaagaggaggaggaggaggaggaggagcagcagcagcagcagccgccACAGTCGCCACCACCGCTGCCTCCTCCACAGCCAAAGGAGCAAAAGGAGCAGCGAAGCCTGGCTGCCCACCCCAGGTTTAAGAGACGTCACCGCTCCGAGGACTGTAGCGGCGCCGCTCGCTCCCTTTCCCGGGGGATCCCTTGTAAAAAGGTTACCGCGGAGGGCGGTGGCAACAGTGGCGGCAGTGAAAAGACTCCTTCGGACTCAAAGCCCGCGGGGCCCACGTCAGAAGGCGCGGGCCCTGAGCTGGAGTTACACATTCCTGAGCTACCTCTAGACAGTAATGAACTTTGGGTCCACGAGGGCTGTGTTCTCTGGGCCAATGGCATCTACCTGGTCTGTGGCAGGCTCTACGGGCTGCAGGAAGCCTTGGAAATAGCCAGAGAAATG